The DNA sequence AACTGCCGCATCGGCGAGTACGACAAGGCGGGGCTCTTCGGCCACCTGCCGCTGCGCGACCGCAAGCTGCTGGTGGGGCGCGCCCAGCTCGACAAGCTCATCAGCAAGGTGGAGCGGGCCGGGTACACCATCGTCCCCACGCAGCTCCACTTCCGCGACGGCTGGGCCAAGGTGGAGCTGGCGCTCGCCAAGGGGCGCACCCACCAGGATCGGCGCGGCGCCATCGCCGAGCGCGAGTCGAAGCGCGAGATGGACCGGGAGCTGGGCCGGGGCCGCAAGCGCCAGGGCCGCTGAGGCGCGCCCCTCCCCGCGCCAGCTCCGGCCGCTCCCTCGCGGGGATCGGTGGGCACCGTCCCGCCGTCCGTGTAGGCTCCTCCCCGGACGGGCCATGTACGACCGGATCACCCTCCAGCACGACCTCATCGACTGCCGCGGCGCCACCCTGGCCTCCGCCGGCTTCGTGCTCTCCCCGCAGGCCATCGGCGAGGCGGCCCGGCGGACCCCGGCCGCGGCGCGGCGGGGGCTGGCCGAGACGGCCCACCGGGGCGAGGTGAGCGGCCCGCTGGAGGACCCGGCCTACAAGCACCTCTTCGGCGACGCCGCGGTGCGCGGGGTGGTGGAGCGGGCGCTGCTCGAGGTGCGCCTGCCGGAGATCCTCTTCGAGGAGCTGACCGGCGTGCAGCGCGCCAACCCGGGGCTCTACCGCCACGGGCTGGCCACCGCGGCGGTGGCGGTGCGCATGCTGCTGGCGGCGGTGGGCGACCTGAAGGGCGTGCCGGACCTGGCGGCCGCCGCGCTGCTGCACGACCTCGGCATGCGCCACGTGCCCATGCGCCTGGTGCGCAACCGCGACCGGCTCTCCCGGCAGGAGGCGGCCGAGGTGGCGGCCCACCCCCTCACCGGCGCCTACCACCTGGCGCGGGTGCTGGGGGTCCACCCGGCGGTGGGCGCGGCGCACGGCCACCACTGGCGCTGCGGTCAGGGCTACCCGCACCTGGCCGGGGCCCCGTCGCGCTCGGTGGAGGTGGTGGCGGTGGCCAGCGCCTTCGCCGCGCTGACCCAGCCGCGCCCCTTCCGCTCCGAGCCCTACGACGTGCGCGCCGCCGCCGACCTGCTGGTGGACGAGGCCCGGGCGGGCACCGCCGACGCCAACACGGTGAAGCTGCTGGTGCACGCGCTGCGCGGCGGGCGCGGCGATCCGCGCGCCGTGACCTTCGGCGGCCACCGCGGGGGACAGGTGCCGGAGGTGAACCGGCACACGTCGGTGTCGGTGCCGCAGGCCGCGCCGGACCCGCCCGGCGGCTGAGCGGCTCCGGGGATCCCCTCACCGCCTCCGAGCGCCTGGCCTGGACGTGGCAGGGCCCCGCCGGCGGTCGCCAGCGGGGCCCTCGGTGTCTCGTGGTCCTCCGGGTCAGGCCAGGGCGGCGTGGGCCGCCCTGGCCGTCACTCGAGGGCTAGCGCGCGGCCGTCGCGGTGCGGCGGCGCCGCCACAGCAGCAGGCCGAGGCCGAGCAGCGAGAAGGCCGACGAGCCGCCGCCCACGCTGCTGCAGCCGCTCGAGCCCTTCGGCCCGGTGGGACCGGTGGGCCCGGTCGGGCCGGTGCCGCCGGTGGGGCCGGAGGGCCCGGTCGGCCCGGTGGGGCCATCCGTCCCGTCGGTGCCGTTCGCCCCGTTGCAGACGTAGGTCGGGGCGGCGGTGCCCACCTGGACCCGGAGGCCGCCGGTGGCGCAGTTCGCGCCGGCGGGCTCGGGCGTCACGGTGGCGCTCTCGCCGGCCGCGCCGGTGGCCCCGGTGGACCCGGTGGCGCCGGTGCACACGTAGGCCGGGGTGCCCGCGCCGACGCTGACCCGGAGGCCGCCGTTGGCGCAGTTGGTCCCGGCCGGCTCGGGCGTCACGGTGGCGCCCTCGCCGGCGGCGCCGGTGGCGCCGTTGCAGACGTAGGTCGGGGCGCCGCTGCCGACGCTGACCCGGAGGCCGCCGCTGGCGCAGTTGGTCCCGGCCGGCTCGGGCGTCACGGTGGCGCTCTCACCGGCCGCGCCGGTGGCCCCGGTGGCGCCGGTGGCGCCGTTGCAGACGTAGGTCGGGGCGCCGCTGCCGACGCTGACCCGGACGCCGCCGTTGGCGCAGTTGGCCCCGGCCGCCTCGGTGGCCACGGTGGCGGAGAGGCCGTTGCAGACGTAGTTGGTGGTCTGCACCTCGAAGGCGTCGAGGGCCCCGCTGTGGTCGTCGTCGAAGCCGGTGTTCACCTGGAGGCCGCCGGCCGGGCAGAAGGTGTTGGGCGGCACGACCAGCGGCAGGACCATGGCCTGGTTGGGGTTGCAGGTGCCGAGATCGGCGCTGCAGCTGTAGTGGGCGGCGCAGGCCGGCGCGCCGGGGCGGCGGCAGTCGGCGCTCAGGCAGGTCCGGGTCTCGAAGGTGTCGCAGGAGGCGCCCAGGCCGGAGCAGTCGGCGTTGCTGGTGCAGCCCACGCAGGCCCCGCTGGCCGCGTCGCAGACCGGCGTGGCCGGGCTGGTGGCGCAGTCGGCGTTCACGGTGCAGGAGAGCCCGGCCACCTGGACCACCTCGGCGCGCAGCCCGGCCGCGTTGTGGTGGTGCAGCAGCATCAGCGAGCCCACCTGGGTGGCCCGGGCGCGGCCCAGGTCGTAGGCCACCGAGATGGTGGCGCCCGGCGCGTCGACGCGGAACGGCGTGTAGCCGGGGCCCAGGGTGGTGAGCAGCGGGTCGATCTCGGTGGCGAAGGCCGGCGCCAGCAGGTCGTAGCGGAGCACCGGGGTGACGTCCACCGGGGCCCCGAGCGCGGACGAGAAGGAGACCACCTGGAACTCGAGGTCGGTGGTGGCGCCGGGGAACAGGTCGGCGGCGTAGACCGGCAGGACCATGGCGTCGGTCAGGAACATGGGCACGTGCGCCTGCGCGGCGGTGATGCCGTTGACGAAGTCCTGGGTCACGACCGTGCCGGTGGCCAGGTTGAGCAGCCGGGAGACCTGCACGTCGGTGCCGGGCACCGTGGAGGAGCGGCCCAGGTCGCTGTTGAAGAGCACGAACTCCCAGTCGGGCGCGCCGGCCTGGCGCAGGTAGATGTCGAACTCCACGTCGCTGGGCGTGCCCCAGCGGCCCCAGGTGGTGATGCCGAAGTAGAGCTCGGCCGAGGCCGGGTCACCGCCGAGGTCGGTGACGTTGCTGGTCACGCCGACGTAGCGCAGGTTGGCGAGGTCGGTCTCGGCCTGGGCGTAGCCGATGGGCAGCTGGCCGCCCACCGGGGCCGCCTTGGGGCTGGCGTAGGACAGCTCGAAGGGCGTCACCAGCGAGAGCACGCCCTGCTGCGGCGCCACGGCCAGCGCCAGGGTGTCCACCCCGGTGCCGGCCAGCGTCAGGTCGGAGAGGCCCACCGCGCCGGTGGTGCCCAGCGGGGCGGTGGTGGCCATGGCGGAGGCCGGGGTGGGCGCCGCGTAGTACGGGACGCGCAGCACCGCGCCGCCCCCCTGGGGCGTGAGCACCAGGTAGCCGGAGGCCTCGGAGAGCCAGGAGCGCGGCTGGTTGCCGCCGGCCGCCGAGGTGGCGGGGACGGTCAGGTCGCGCGCCCGCACCATGGCAGCCGGATCGGCGGCCAGCAGCAGCGGGACGCCGGCCGTGGCGCCGGCCGCCACCGTCACGGTGGGGACCCCGGCGCTGACCAGCGTGCCCGGCGGCGTCACCACGGCGTCCACCGTCACGTCGTAGGTCACGTCGGCGGCGCCCTTGTTCTTGAGCTGGACGGTGCGGGTCTCGTTGCTGACCGTGGCCACGTCGGCGGTGGCGAAGGAGACGCTGACGCGCTCCGGGGCGGCCAGGTCGTAGGCCACCACCGAGGAGCCGCTGGCGGCCAGCACGTCGATGCGCCCGGCGCCCTGGCGGCCGGGGCCGATCCGGCGGCGGGTGGCCGAGGTGGTGGGCAGGTCGAAGACGTCGTGGCCGGCGGTGTTCATGGCCAGGGCCTTGAGCTCGGCCGGCGTCCAGGTGGGGTGCAGCTGGCGGAGCAGCGCCATGGCGCCGGCGGTGAGGGGGGCCGCCATGGAGGTGCCGCTCAGGCTCTCGCCGAGGAAGCCCGAGCCCGCGGAGGTGGAGACCACGTTGACGCCCGGGGCCGCGAGGTCCGGCTTGAGCATCACCTGGCCGAGCAGCCGGCTCGGGCCGCGCGAGCTGAAGCTGGCGATGGTGTCGGCCTTGGTCAGGTCCTGGAAGTTGATGGAGTCGTCGAGGGTGACGTTGACCACCTCGGCCGGGACCGCCTGCAGCTTGGCGATGACGGCGTTGCCGTCGGCCAGGCTCAGCATGCGGCCGGTGATGAGGAGGGCCGGGTCGACGCCGGCCATGCCGGCCGGATCACCCGGCGCGTTGTTGACGATGAGGGCGGCGATGGCGCCGGCGGCGGCGGCGTTCTGGGTCTTGACCAGGAAGGTGCAGGTGCCGCGGCGGACGATGGCGATCTTGCCGGCCACGTCGGGGGACATGGCGCCGCAGCCGAGCAGGTCGGCCGGGTTGGAGGCCAGGGCGCCCAGCGCCACGTCACCGGTGATGGGGGTGATGATGGGCGGGCCGAAGGCCGCCGTGCCGACCGGCTTGACGCCGGCCAGGTCGGCGGGCGCGTTGACCCTGAGGCCGGGGAACTCGCCCACGCTGGTGGCGGCCACGCTCAGCACCGAGGGGGTGGCGCCCGGCGCGCCGGTGATGAAGTAGACGTCGTTGGAGTTGCCGGCCGAGGCCACCACCACCACGCCCGCGTTGACGGCGTTGGTGTAGAAGGCGGACTCGGTGTCGGACGAGCTGCCGTAGGCCGAGCCGAGCGACAGGTTCACCACGTCCAGGTGGTCGGCGAAGTTGCCGTCGCCGTTCGGGTCGGTGGCCCACTCCATCGCCAGCGCGGACAGCGAGGTGGAGCCGCCCAGGTCGCCGAAGACCTTGAGGGCGTAGATGGAGGCGGCCGGGGCGGCGCCCGGGCCGATGCGCAGCGTGGCCGGATCGAGGCTCAGGTCGTATGGGCCCGCGTAGGGGGTGCCGTCGGCGTTCACGCCCAGGCCGGCGATGGTGCCGGTGACGTGGGAGCCGTGGCCGGCGCCGTCGAGCGGGTCGGCGTCGGGCATGGGGAAGGCGGTGGCGGCGCCGCGGGCGTCGTAGGAGAAGCCGGCGAAGTCCCAGCCGCCCACCACCTTGGCGGTGGGGAAGGTGCCCGCCTCGACCTGGTCGGGGTCGTTGGCGGCGTAGGCGGCCGTGGTGCCCGGCCCGCCGAAGTTGGCGTGGGTGTAGTCCACGCCGGTGTCGATGACGCCCACCCGGACGTTCTCGCCGTGCAGCGGCACCCCGAGCGACCAGAGCTGGGGCACGCCGATGAAGGGCACGCCCAGGGAGTTCTCCACCTGGTGGGTGCCGAGGACGTGCACGGCGCGCGCGCCCGGGATGCCGCGCAGCCGGGCCAGGCCGGCCGCGTCGGTCACGTAGACGATGCCGTTGTAGATGCGCTGCAGCCGGTAGACCTCGGTGGTGCCAGGGACCTGCGCGGCCTGGACGCGGTCGGCGAAGGCCGCCTGCTCGGTCTCCACCACCCGCAGCTGGGCCACGGCCGCCAGGGTGGCCTCGGTGGTGGCGTCGGTGGTCGTGTCGGTGGTGGAGAGGCCGGAGAGCCGGCTGCGGAACTGCAGCGCGGTGGCCCGCTCGGTGAGCTGCACCAGGGCGTGGATGGGGGCGGCGTCGCGGCCGACGGGGGCGCGCTGCGCGCTGCCGGAGGCGGTGGACAGGAGCGCGGTGCGAGCGGCGCCCGGCTCGCTGGCGGGCTGGCTGCTGCAGGCCGTGGCCAGCAGCACCGCAGTGAGCGACCACGACAGGGAACGACCTCGAGTCGACATGTCCATGCACGCCTCCGGGGAGAACGAGGCCGGCGCTCCGCGGGGGGCGGGAGACCGGGACCTACAGATACGCAGGATGTGCGCGAGTAGCATGAGCCGCCGGAGGTTCCAAGCGGCGGCTTGCGATGTACCCAGGCGTGGCGCGAGGTTGAAGGTGCGACGAATCGACACGTACCCGTCTGGGGAGGGGTCAGCGCGGACCGCTCGCGGTGCGCAGGGTCTGCCAGGTGTAGAGGCCGCTGGAGTGGCCGTCCGACCAGTGGAACTGGATGGCGTAGTTGCCCACCGGGTCGATGCGGGTCGGGTGGATGTCGTCGGGGATGGTGGCCGGGTCGAGCAGCTTGCGGCCGGTGAACTCCTCGATGCAGCCAGCGCACGGGCACAGGTCGCGCAGCGCCTTGGACGGGATGGCCACCTCGGGCTGGCCGGGCCAGCGGATGACGATCTCCTGCCGGGCGTTGACGTCGATGGTCTCGGGCGGCTCGGAGGCGGTCTGCTTGAAGGCGATGCGGTCGAGGAGTCCCATGGTGGGCGGGATCTGCCCCGCCGCCGCGCCCCCGTCAAGGTGAACGGCTGGCGGCGGCCAGCGCCACCAGCAGGGCCGAGCGGTCCTCCAGCGGCGCCTGGCAGGGGCGGCCGTCGGCGGCCAGCAGCTCGGAGTGGGCCAGGTCGGGCGCCAGGCGGAGCACCGCCGCGGAGCGGGTGCCGTAGAAGGGGTCGCGGTGCACGCAGGTGGGGGCGGGGTGCTCCGGGGCGTGCAGCGTGAGCAGGCGGCGCAGCCGGTCCGGCGAGGGGTCCACCGGCCAGCGGGCGCGCAGCAGCTCGCCGCGGGCCCCCACGCCGTGCGGAGAGGTCTCGGTGACCAGGTGCAGCCCCTGGCTGAGCGGCTCGAGCTGGCTGGCCTCGCCGTCGTACCAGAGCAGCAGGCCGCCGCCGGCGTCGGCCACCAGCAGGTGGAAGGGGTTCCAGGCCGAGGGGTCGAGCGCCGCCAGGGCGGCGCGGGCCTCGGCCAGGCCGCCGGCGGCCAGCGCCAGCGGCACCAGCTCGCCGCGCGAGCGGCGCGCCGGGTCCGGGTACCAGGCGAAGGGGGCGTGGAAGTTGGTGAGCGCCGCCACCACCCCGCGCGCCGAGACGCCCATCCAGGTGCCGCCGGCCAGGGCGTCGCGCGGGGCCGCGTAGCGCAGGCCGCCGGGCCCCTCCCGCAGGGCCCAGCCCTCGGCGGCCCGGCCCAGCCGCTCGTCGCGGTTGGCGGCCACCACCACGGGCCAGCGGCGATCGGCGCCGAGCGCCACGGCGAGGGTGCACATGGTCCGGTTGTAGCGCGGTCCGGGCGCCGCGTCCCGTCCCCGGCCGCGGGCCCCTGGAACGACGACGGGCCCGGCCGACCGGCCGGGCCCATCTGGTGGTGCGGACCGCCTGGTGCGGGGGGCGCTAGGTGGCCTTCCGGGCGGCCTTGACCCGCTCGAGGAGCAGGTCGCGCTGCAGCGAGATGGGCTTCGGCAGGGTCTTGCCGAGCTTGTCGAACCACTCCTGCTGGCTCTCCAGCTCGGTCTCCCAGTCGGCGAGATCGACGTCCATCACCTTGCGGGCGTCCTCCGGCGTCAGGTCGAGGCCGGAGAGGTTGATGTCCTCGGGGCGGGGCACGTTGCCCACCAGCGTCTCCTTGGCGGTGACGCGGCCGTGGCTCCGGTCCAGGATCCACTTGAGGACCCGCATGTTGTCGCCGTAGCCCGGCCACATGAACTTGCCGGCGGCGTCCTTGCGGAACCAGTTCACCATGAAGACCTTGGGCGGGTTGGGGATCTTCCCCTGCATCTCCAGCCAGTGGCCCAGGTAGGTGCCGGCGTCGTAGCCGATGAAGGGCAGCATGGCCATGGGGTCACGGCGCACGCCCTCCTTGAGCCCCACCGCGGCGGCGGTGGTCTCCGAGCCCATGGTGGCGCCCATGAAGACGCCGTGGGTCCAGTTGAAGGCCTCCAGCACCAGCGGCACGGTGGTGGAGCGGCGGCCGCCGAAGATGATGGCCGAGATGGGCACGCCGGCCGGATCGTCCACCTTGGAGGAGAGGGCCGGGTTGTTGGCGGCCGGCGCGGTGAAGCGGCTGTTCGGGTGGGCCGCCTTGTCCTTGGAGCCCTTCTTCCAGGCCTCGCCCTTCCAGTCGATGAGCTCGTCCGGGGCCTCGGTGTCCCAGCCCTCCCACCAGATGTCGCCGTCCTTGGTGCGGGCCACGTTGGTGAAGAGCGAGTCCTTGCGGACGCTGTCCATGGCGTTCGGGTTGGTCTTGCGGTTGGTGCCGGGGGCCACGCCGAAGTAGCCGTTCTCGGGGTTGACGGCCCAGAGCTGCCCGTTCTCGCCGACGCGCATCCAGGCGATGTCGTCGCCCACGGTGCGGATCTTCCAGCCGTCGAAGGTCTTGGGCGGGATCATCATGGCGAAGTTGGTCTTGCCGCAGGCCGACGGGAAGGCCGCCGCCACGTAGCTGACCTCGCCGGTCGGCGCCTCGGCCTCGAGGATGAGCATGTGCTCGGCCAGCCAGCCCTCCTTCTTGGCCAGGTAGCTGCCGATGCGCAGGGCCAGGCACTTCTTCCCGAGCAGCGCGTTGCCGCCGTAGCCCGAGCCGACCGACCAGATGGCGTTGTCCTGGGGGAAGTGGCAGATCCAGCGGCGGTCCACGTTGCAGTCGGCCACCGCGTGCAGCCCCTTGTTGAACTCGCCGTCCGCGCCGAGGCGATCCAGGGCGACCTTCCCCATGCGCGTCATGATGCCCATGTTGAGGGCCACGTAGACCGAGTCGGTGATCTCGATGCCCACCTTGGAGAAGGGCGAGGTGGCCGGGCCCATGATGTAGGGCACCACGTACATGGTGCGGCCCTTCATGCAGCCGTCGTAGATGGCGGAGAGCTTGGCGTAGGCCTCGGCGGGCGCCATCCAGTTGTTGGTGGGGCCGGCCTCCTCCTTGGTCGGGGTGCAGATGACCGTGAGGTGCTCGACGCGGGCCACGTCGTTGACGTTGGAGTGGTGGTAGTGGCAGCCGGGCCACTTCTTCTGGTCGAGCGGGATGAGGATCTTGGCGGCGACCGCCTCCTCGGTGAAGCGCTTCTTCTCCGCGTCGCTCCCGTCGCACCAGACGATCTTGTCCGGCTTGGTGAGCTTGGCGGTCTCGTCGACCCAGCGGAGCAGGGCGGCGTGGGTGGTCGGTGCGGTGGTGGCCATCAGCGGGATCCTCGTTCTTCGGAATTGAGGGAAAAGGCCCCTAGGTCCAGCGGGTCTGCGGGGGAGACACGCTAGCGCACCCCCAACCGCGCGATCCAGTCCTCAAACCGTCGCAGGCGGGGCGCGGGGCACGCCTCCAGGCCGCCCCGCGGCGCAGGAATTGCGATCGGGCCCGTGGAGCGAGGCGCGCCACGCCGTCGCCGAGGCGGGCGGGCCGCGGCGCGACCAGCCCGCCCGGCGCGGGCCGACTGTACCCGTGGTCCTAGGACTTTCCGAGCTTGGCCTTGAGCAGGTCGCCCAGGGTGCCGAAGCCCTTGCCGCCGCCCTTGGGCTTCTGCGTCTCCATGTAGGCGCGGGCGTCGGCCCGCTCGGCGGCGTCCACCGCGCCGGTCTTGGAGAGCCGGAAGCGCCCCTGCTCGTCGATCTGCAGGACCAGGGCCGGGAAGGCATCGCCCGCCTTGAAGGCGCGGCGCAGGTCGGTGCCGTGCGGCGTGCCGGTCTCGGAGGCGGGCACCAGGCCGCGCCCGCCGGCGAACTTCACGAAGAGGCCGAAGGACTCGATCTTGTCCACCGCGGCCTCCACCACGTCGCCGGCCTTGGGGGGCGGCGGCGGGGCGGGGCGGGCCGGCCGCTCGGCGCCGGGCGCCACCGGCTTGGGCTCGGGGCGGGGCGTCAGCGCCTTCACGGAGAGGGCGATGCGCTCGCCCTTCTTCGGGTCCTCGTCGATGCGCAGCACCGTCACGGTGACGGCGTCGCCGCTCTTCAGCAGGTCCTGGGGCTTCGACACCCGGTCCCAGGCCAGCTCGGAGACGTGCACCAGCCCCTCCACGCCGCCCAGGTCCACGAACGCGCCGTAGTCCTGCACGCTGGTGACGGTGCCCTCGAAGACCGCCCCGGCCTGGAGCCGCTGCCGGGTGAGCGCCGCCTTCTCGGCCCGCTCGGCCTCCAGCAGCACGCGGCGCGACAGCACCACGTCGCGGTCGTCGGCCTTGGTGACCCGGAACTGCAGCTTCTGGCCGATCAGGGTGGTGGCGTCGCCCACGAAGCGGACGTCGATGTGCGACATGGGGCAGAAGGCCCGCACGCCCTGGACCTCCACCTCGAGGCCGCCCTTGTTGACGGCCTTGACCAGCCCCTCGACCGGCAGGCCGGTGTGGGCCGCCTCGATGACGGCCTCCCGGGCGTGGTCGCGCGAGGTGGCGCTGGCGCGGCCGATGCTGACCTGCACCCCGCGGTCGCCGCCCTTCACCACCACGGCGTCGAGGATGTCGCCCACCCGGGAGGTGACGGTGCCCTCGGCGTCCTGCAGCTCGATGGTCTCGATCATGCCGTCGGCCAGGCCGCTGCCCAGGTCGAGGAAGGTGGTCTCCTGGCCGATCTGGATGATCTTGCCGGCCACCTTCTCGCCCGCCTGGAAGCGGCGGCGCTTCTGGCTGGCGCCGGCGGCGCCGGCCAGCAGGTCGGCGAAGGAGCCCTCGTCCGCCACGGCCGCCTCGGGGGCGGGCGGCGGCTCGCCGGCGGGCAGGCCGGGCGCGCTGGACTGGCCGGGCTGGCCGGCGTCGTGGTCGAACTTCGGGAAGCGCGGCTTGTCGCGCTCGCCGCGCGGGCCGCGCCGCTCGCCGCCTGGGCCGCCTGGGCCGCGCCCGGGCGGGCCGCCGCGGCCGCCGCCCGGTCCGCGGGCGCCCTGGAAGCGGGGCTGCACGCCGCCGGCGCCCTCGCGGGCGGGCGCGGCCGGCGGGGCGGCGGGCGCCCCCGAGGGGAGCGCGGCCTCCGGGGAGGCGGGCGCCGGCGCGGCCCCGCCCAGCTCGGCCTTCTTCTGATCGGCCAGGCGCTGCCAGAGCGGCCGTCCGTCCGGCTTCTCGGTCCGGGCGGGGGCGGCGTCGAGGGACTCCACCACCGGCACCTCGAGGGGGGTGCCGGGCGGCGGCGGCTTGACGTGCCCCTTGCGGATCACCACGGGGCCTGCGGGCTTCTTCTCGTCGGTCATGGGCGGGGGTGGCATAGCACACGCGAAATGGCGCGGGGAGGGGCGCGCCGGCCGTGACGCGCCGGCGCCGCGTGGGCTACAACCCGGCCATGCCGGGCCGCACCGTCATCTTCCTCGCCCACGCCGACCCGGACGCGCTCCGCAGCGCCGGGTCCTGCGCCCTGGCGGCCGTCTCCCTGGAGGACCGGGTGGACGTCTTCCTCACCGGTCCGGCCGTGCCGGCGCTGGTGGCCGCCTTCGACGCCGACCCCGACGAGCCCGGCGCGCTGCTGCAGCAGGCGCGGGCGCTGGGCGCCCGCCTGGTGGCCTGCTCGGCCAGCGTGGTGGAGCAGCGGGTGGACCTCGGCGAGGCCGAGCGGGCCCTCGACGCGGTGGTGGGCTGGCCCACCATCCTGGAGTGGTCGCGCGGGGTGGTGGACCGGTTCAGCTTCTGACCGGGCCCGCCGCCCGGTAGGCCGGGCCGCTAGCGGGGCGACCGCCGCGCCGCCAGGGTCAGCTCCACCCGCAGGTCGGAGAGCCGCCGCTCCAGCCCCACCGGGAACTGGTGCGGGTTGACGAAGCGCCGCACCCCGGCGTGCAGCGAGGCCACCTGCAGGCGGGCCCGGGTGCGGCAGGCCTCCAGCGGCGGCGGCGTGTAGACCCGGCGCCCGCCGCGGAAGACGGGCACCAGCAGGTCCTCGGACTGGCCGCCCTCCGGCAGCTGGCGCCGGCGCGTCACGTCCAGCGGGTCCACGATCACCGGCGCGGCCGGCAGCCCCAGGTCGAGGTCGTAGATGGCGTCGGCCAGGAAGCCGGAGGGCCCGGCGAAGCGGCGCACCTGCAGCCGACCCGGCACGGTGGTCTTGCCGGCCGCCTCGGAGACCTTGAGCCGGGGCCGCCAGGGCGCGCCGGGGTGGTCGCGCACCGCGCCCAGCTTGTAGACGCCCCCCAGCGAGCCGTCCTCGGCCCCGGTCACCAGGCGGGTGCCCACCCCCCAGACCGCGATGCGCGCCCCCTGGTCCACCAGGCTCTGCATGATGGTCTCGTCGAGCTCGTTGGAGGCCATCACCACCGCCTCGGGGAAGCCGGCCTCGTCGAGCAGGCGCCTGGCCTCGATGGAGAGCCAGGCGAGATCGCCCGAGTCGAGCCGCACCCCCACCAGCGGCTTGCCGCGCGCCCGGAGCCAGCGCCCCACCTCGATGGCGTGGCGCACCCCGTCGAGCGTGGCGTAGGTGTCCACCAGGAAGACGCAGTTGCCGGGCAGCGCCTCGGCGTAGGCCTGGAAGGCGGCCTGCTCGTCGTCGTGCAGCATGACCCAGGCGTGGGCGTGGGTGCCGCGCACCGGGATGCCGTAGAGCTTGCCGGCCAGCGTGTTGGAGGTGGCGGCGCAGCCGCCCAGGTAGGCGGCCCGGCTGGCCGAGAGCGCGCCGTCGATGCCCTGGGCGCGGCGCAGCCCGAACTCCAGCACC is a window from the Anaeromyxobacter sp. genome containing:
- the smpB gene encoding SsrA-binding protein SmpB, with protein sequence MSKKAGGAKRGGGAEEGLTVVARNKKAGFDFDLEERFEAGLVLQGSEVKSLRAGNANLADAYARPVKGELFLMNCRIGEYDKAGLFGHLPLRDRKLLVGRAQLDKLISKVERAGYTIVPTQLHFRDGWAKVELALAKGRTHQDRRGAIAERESKREMDRELGRGRKRQGR
- a CDS encoding phosphohydrolase — protein: MYDRITLQHDLIDCRGATLASAGFVLSPQAIGEAARRTPAAARRGLAETAHRGEVSGPLEDPAYKHLFGDAAVRGVVERALLEVRLPEILFEELTGVQRANPGLYRHGLATAAVAVRMLLAAVGDLKGVPDLAAAALLHDLGMRHVPMRLVRNRDRLSRQEAAEVAAHPLTGAYHLARVLGVHPAVGAAHGHHWRCGQGYPHLAGAPSRSVEVVAVASAFAALTQPRPFRSEPYDVRAAADLLVDEARAGTADANTVKLLVHALRGGRGDPRAVTFGGHRGGQVPEVNRHTSVSVPQAAPDPPGG
- a CDS encoding S8 family serine peptidase, which produces MSTRGRSLSWSLTAVLLATACSSQPASEPGAARTALLSTASGSAQRAPVGRDAAPIHALVQLTERATALQFRSRLSGLSTTDTTTDATTEATLAAVAQLRVVETEQAAFADRVQAAQVPGTTEVYRLQRIYNGIVYVTDAAGLARLRGIPGARAVHVLGTHQVENSLGVPFIGVPQLWSLGVPLHGENVRVGVIDTGVDYTHANFGGPGTTAAYAANDPDQVEAGTFPTAKVVGGWDFAGFSYDARGAATAFPMPDADPLDGAGHGSHVTGTIAGLGVNADGTPYAGPYDLSLDPATLRIGPGAAPAASIYALKVFGDLGGSTSLSALAMEWATDPNGDGNFADHLDVVNLSLGSAYGSSSDTESAFYTNAVNAGVVVVASAGNSNDVYFITGAPGATPSVLSVAATSVGEFPGLRVNAPADLAGVKPVGTAAFGPPIITPITGDVALGALASNPADLLGCGAMSPDVAGKIAIVRRGTCTFLVKTQNAAAAGAIAALIVNNAPGDPAGMAGVDPALLITGRMLSLADGNAVIAKLQAVPAEVVNVTLDDSINFQDLTKADTIASFSSRGPSRLLGQVMLKPDLAAPGVNVVSTSAGSGFLGESLSGTSMAAPLTAGAMALLRQLHPTWTPAELKALAMNTAGHDVFDLPTTSATRRRIGPGRQGAGRIDVLAASGSSVVAYDLAAPERVSVSFATADVATVSNETRTVQLKNKGAADVTYDVTVDAVVTPPGTLVSAGVPTVTVAAGATAGVPLLLAADPAAMVRARDLTVPATSAAGGNQPRSWLSEASGYLVLTPQGGGAVLRVPYYAAPTPASAMATTAPLGTTGAVGLSDLTLAGTGVDTLALAVAPQQGVLSLVTPFELSYASPKAAPVGGQLPIGYAQAETDLANLRYVGVTSNVTDLGGDPASAELYFGITTWGRWGTPSDVEFDIYLRQAGAPDWEFVLFNSDLGRSSTVPGTDVQVSRLLNLATGTVVTQDFVNGITAAQAHVPMFLTDAMVLPVYAADLFPGATTDLEFQVVSFSSALGAPVDVTPVLRYDLLAPAFATEIDPLLTTLGPGYTPFRVDAPGATISVAYDLGRARATQVGSLMLLHHHNAAGLRAEVVQVAGLSCTVNADCATSPATPVCDAASGACVGCTSNADCSGLGASCDTFETRTCLSADCRRPGAPACAAHYSCSADLGTCNPNQAMVLPLVVPPNTFCPAGGLQVNTGFDDDHSGALDAFEVQTTNYVCNGLSATVATEAAGANCANGGVRVSVGSGAPTYVCNGATGATGATGAAGESATVTPEPAGTNCASGGLRVSVGSGAPTYVCNGATGAAGEGATVTPEPAGTNCANGGLRVSVGAGTPAYVCTGATGSTGATGAAGESATVTPEPAGANCATGGLRVQVGTAAPTYVCNGANGTDGTDGPTGPTGPSGPTGGTGPTGPTGPTGPKGSSGCSSVGGGSSAFSLLGLGLLLWRRRRTATAAR
- a CDS encoding DUF971 domain-containing protein, yielding MGLLDRIAFKQTASEPPETIDVNARQEIVIRWPGQPEVAIPSKALRDLCPCAGCIEEFTGRKLLDPATIPDDIHPTRIDPVGNYAIQFHWSDGHSSGLYTWQTLRTASGPR
- a CDS encoding NRDE family protein — protein: MCTLAVALGADRRWPVVVAANRDERLGRAAEGWALREGPGGLRYAAPRDALAGGTWMGVSARGVVAALTNFHAPFAWYPDPARRSRGELVPLALAAGGLAEARAALAALDPSAWNPFHLLVADAGGGLLLWYDGEASQLEPLSQGLHLVTETSPHGVGARGELLRARWPVDPSPDRLRRLLTLHAPEHPAPTCVHRDPFYGTRSAAVLRLAPDLAHSELLAADGRPCQAPLEDRSALLVALAAASRSP
- a CDS encoding phosphoenolpyruvate carboxykinase (GTP), producing the protein MATTAPTTHAALLRWVDETAKLTKPDKIVWCDGSDAEKKRFTEEAVAAKILIPLDQKKWPGCHYHHSNVNDVARVEHLTVICTPTKEEAGPTNNWMAPAEAYAKLSAIYDGCMKGRTMYVVPYIMGPATSPFSKVGIEITDSVYVALNMGIMTRMGKVALDRLGADGEFNKGLHAVADCNVDRRWICHFPQDNAIWSVGSGYGGNALLGKKCLALRIGSYLAKKEGWLAEHMLILEAEAPTGEVSYVAAAFPSACGKTNFAMMIPPKTFDGWKIRTVGDDIAWMRVGENGQLWAVNPENGYFGVAPGTNRKTNPNAMDSVRKDSLFTNVARTKDGDIWWEGWDTEAPDELIDWKGEAWKKGSKDKAAHPNSRFTAPAANNPALSSKVDDPAGVPISAIIFGGRRSTTVPLVLEAFNWTHGVFMGATMGSETTAAAVGLKEGVRRDPMAMLPFIGYDAGTYLGHWLEMQGKIPNPPKVFMVNWFRKDAAGKFMWPGYGDNMRVLKWILDRSHGRVTAKETLVGNVPRPEDINLSGLDLTPEDARKVMDVDLADWETELESQQEWFDKLGKTLPKPISLQRDLLLERVKAARKAT